Below is a window of Sulfitobacter sp. SK012 DNA.
TCCAAAAACCGTTCCAGGGCAACAACTTAAATTTTATAAAAACCAAAAACAGAACGCCAAAATAAATTCCCAGGACAATAGCCACGGATGTTTCTCCTAACCAAGCGCTCCAAAGTGGAACGCTTTTTTGTGTATGGTGAGGATATAAATAGTTCGGTCAAGGGAATTGCTTTGGCTATACAATATTTCGTGTTCCAAAAAATATCCTTTTATTGGTAAAGTGCGACGTCGCTAAACACCGCAATGATATGCCACCCAATCAACCCGTCACCAACTTTCGGCTATAGCTCTTGATGATCTGCTCACACTCGGTAAATTTCTGAATGGCGTTGAGCTATTGATGTCATTTTTCAACCGGCAAATACTTTGCGGCAGTACCAGCTTAACTAAACTCTTGAACTGGGAATTGGTATCGACCCGGTAGGAATTTAATTCAACATCACTAACTCCGCCCGTGTGGGATTTCAAAGTCCAACTCGGGCCCGTCAGGAACGATGCCAAACGGATTGATATGGAGGTGCGATTCATAATAATGGTGCTTAATGTGAGTCATATTGACGGTCTCTGCCACACCCGGTGTCTGGTAAAGGTCTCGCGTAAAACCGCTGATATTTGGAAAATCCACAATACGGTTCCGGTTGCACTTGAAATGCGTGACGTAAACTGCGTCGAACCGCACAAGTGTTGTGAATAAGCGAATATCCGCTTCGGTCAAATCTGGTCCGGTCAGGTATCTGGAACCACCCAGTATACTTTCAACGCGATCCAGTGCCGCAAAAAGCTTTTCGAAAGCCTTGCTATAGGCCGTCTGCGATGTGGCAAATCCGCAGCGATAAACACCGTTATTGATGTGCCTGTAAATCCAGTCATTCAGCTCATCAATTTCGGCTCGCTTGTTTTGAGGATACAAATCAAGATCGGGGTTTGTAGCATACTGCTGGAACTCGAAATTCAACAATCTGAGGATTTCGGATGATTCATTATTAACGATCTTCTTCGTTTTCTTGTCCCACAGCACCGGAACCGTTACCGCACCGTCGAATTGGGGAGAAGCCGTCAAATAA
It encodes the following:
- a CDS encoding glutathione S-transferase family protein: MKSTSTEKNYGNTWETEVSDSGEFVRHQTEFRARISSYGSAEFPSESERYHLYVSYACPWAHRTLIARKLKGLEKVISYDVVHPFLPRSGWSFDSSSQGATGDRVNGFENLKQAYLTASPQFDGAVTVPVLWDKKTKKIVNNESSEILRLLNFEFQQYATNPDLDLYPQNKRAEIDELNDWIYRHINNGVYRCGFATSQTAYSKAFEKLFAALDRVESILGGSRYLTGPDLTEADIRLFTTLVRFDAVYVTHFKCNRNRIVDFPNISGFTRDLYQTPGVAETVNMTHIKHHYYESHLHINPFGIVPDGPELDFEIPHGRS